A segment of the Myotis daubentonii chromosome 6, mMyoDau2.1, whole genome shotgun sequence genome:
GATGGAGCGGTCTGTAGGGCTCAGCGCCGTCTTCTTGCTCTTGCTTCCACTTTGGGACCCGGCTACTGCACACTGTAAGTTGGGGAATGGAATGTGGGGCGAGGGACCGGCATTCAGACGGGAACCTGAGGATGTGATGGGAGGGAGCCCACGGTGGGGTTCCGAGCCTTCCCGCCAGGAGGGGCGCAGACCCGCCGACCCTCGGCCATCAGCACTGCGGGCGCCTTTCCGTCTCGGGGCGTCTGGGAACAGGGACGGGGATGAGGGATGGGGGCGAGGAGGACGCTGCGGGGATTTCTGATGaagcctcttccccaccccgaGCCGCGACGCCCGCCCCCCTCACTAAATGCTTCTTAAAGTGAACGCAAAACACACCGGGACTCCGAGTCCGGGCTGGCGCGGCCCGTAGAAAGCATCGGCTTTTGCTAGTAGAAGCAGCACCAGCGGCCCGTcgagcggggggcggggagcaagcgggggggggggggggcggaggcagCGGAGGGGCTCGTGGGGGGCGCGGGGCAGCGGGGGTGCAGTAGAGGAGCGCGTGGGGGGGGCGCGTGGCAGCGGGAGCGCGCGGGGCCGCGGGGAGTCGCGTGGGGGGGCAGCCGGGGAGCGCGTGGGGGGGCGTGGCAGCGGGAGGGCGAGGGGCAGCGGGGAGTCGCGTGGGGGGCGCGGGGCAGCGGGGAGTCGCGTGGGGGGGCGCGGGGCAGCGGAGGGGCGCTCGCGGGGGGGACGCGGGGCAGCGGGGGGCGCGCGGGGGGCACAGGGGGGGTTGAGgagggcggaggggcggggcaaCGGCgcggggagcgggggcggggcaACGGcgcggggagagggggcggggcagcgCGGGGGGCGGGCCGGGTGGTGGAGAGGGCggggcagcggggcggggcgggggcggggcagcgcGGGGGGCGGGCCGGGTGGTGGAGAGGGCggggcagcggggcggggcgggggcggggcagcgcgggggggcggggcggggcagcgcgggggggcggggcggggcagcgcgggggggcggggcggggcggggcggggcagcgcTGGGGGCATGCGTGGTGGCGCAGAGCTGTGCTGCCGGCGACCCAGTGCCGGAGCCGGTCGCTCCTGGCTGCCGCGGATCGCGCACCAGAGGGATAGCAGCAAAGCTGTGACACTATTGATGTAGAAAATGAGTTGTATGGCCTATTGTAAAATCTTTGCGAAGAATTTGGAATTTATCCGATATGCTGCCCACAGAGAAGGAAGACGAGCGAGTGGAGTTCGATCCAACCAGCCCTTGGCCTCTACGCGGGAGAGGACGGCGCTGAgaagcgggcggggcgggcggggcggccgggAAAGCAGCCGCTGGAGGAGCCCAGCGAAGCGCCCACACCTGAGGCCTCAGGGCGGACCAcaggggatcaaacagggcgCTGCCCGGACCCGGGAAACCACGACTCCAGGGGGGAAGCCAGGGCAGACCCAGGACAccggagagggaggaagaggagggcatCTCGCAGGGGTCCGCCCCGGAGGAGCGGCGACCGGCCACCCGCTTACACCCGCGGAGCGTCTCTTTCTGGGATGGGCAGCTTCGCTCCctctgccccgcctccccggccTCCACCGCCCGCCTGCGCCGCCTGCACCGCCTCACTACACCGCACAGCAGCCGGGccctgggggcggagggggagccGTTTTCCTTTGGGCTCGGTTCTcagcaccccctcacccccacgtGCATCCTCCCGcacccccgccccggcctccTGACAAAGCTGACGTCCCAGTTAGCAGCACCCCGTGCCCGCTGCGTCCCTGCGCCCTGGGTGGTGGGGGCATTGCTGACTGGGCTCCTGGTTTAGGGGTCCCTTCCCCACTCTTACCTCTGGCTCCCCAtgagggggcctgggagggctccCCTGGCCTTAAAGGGGCCTGAGCCCCATCTCACTCTGACATGCCCACTCCGCTGTCCTCCAGCAGCACCCATGGCCATGGATAGGGCTGTTTGGCCCCAAGATGCCCCAACCAATCTGTGTCTCACCAGGGGCGGCTCACACTCTCTCTTCCACGAGGTGCCTAGCCCTGCACTGGGTTGAACAGCGCCCCCCTGGGGCACAgaagggaaggcgggaggggtgTGAGCCCCTGACACCATCTGCTTCCACTCTAGGCCTCCAGTGTCCTCCCCTCACATGGGGCACTAACAAGGAGCCAGCcttgcccactcccaccccctgctcctccccacccccggagGTTCTGGTTCCATCTTTCCTCTGTTCACACACTCTCTCTGGAcagttgtgttgttttttgttccGTGTTTCATTCTTAGACATCTGTCATTGCTGCTGCTGCCAGCGCCCAATGTTCATCCTCACTGCCTCCTGTGCTGCCCACACTCCCCTCCAAGATGCTcttgggaggggccaggggcaaAGCAGGCTGGGAAcccactgccccagcccagggaagGTGGGGCTCTGCCCTAGGATGCTGCCAcagagtgagcaggaggcctGTGTTGACAGCAGAGAGTGTAGGGCCACCTTCTCCCCCTGTTGCGCTGGGGAGGAGGTAGCCATGATTTgacccagcctgggcccctccctctggcttccTACTTGCAGTtacttgaagaaaaatatatccttctctgaaaaaaacaaaaaacaaaaaaactggaagCCTGAGCCTCTGATGTCTGGACCTGAACAGGACAAGGGCTGCCCAGCCATCAGGGGGATTCACTTCCTGTCAAGAATGGAGGAGGGGCACTTAGGGTTACTTTTATTCCAACTACAACCTTCCCCTGCATTTTCTCCTCACAGGTGCTAAATCTCTGGGCTATAAATTCACAGTCACTCCTAATGGACAACCATGGTGTGAAATTCAAGGCCAGGTCAATGGAAACACATTTCTTCATTATACCTGTGGTAGCCAGGAGGTCAAACTCTTCAGTGTTCTGGATGTGAATGCCACACAGGCCTGGAATCAGCAGAGAGACACTCTGCAAGATGTGGTGGAAGAGCTCAAGAAGACCCCGCCTAACATGAAAGCAGAGATTACTGCACCCAGCGGTACGTTTACAAAACCCAGGGTAGAGGTGGAacagggtttagggttagggaaCAATTGTGTTTATGTGAATATTGGAAGTTGGTCCCACCCAAGAGACTCAGGAGCCACCGAGGACAGAGCAGGACCAGGAGATAAGAGGGAGCAGCGGGCTGGACACCAGGTGGGGACAAAGGCTCTGCCAAGACCCAAGGCTGACCTCTTTCCCTTGGTTTTGGGGACAGGTCCTCTCTCCCTGCAGAGCAGCATGATGTGTGAGCAGGAATCCAGTGGACCCACTGGAGCATCCTGGGAGTTTGGATTAGATGGACAGATATCTGTCCACTTTGACCCAAGGAATGGAAACTGGGCAGTGCTGCAAGGTGAAGGCAGAGTGTTAAAGCAAACATTGGCGAGTGACAAAGATACAACCAATCTCCTTGTTAGGACCTCAGTTGGAGACTGTAGGAAGTGGCTTAAAGAAGTTTTGTGTCTCCTGAGCACAAAAGGTAATTCTACAGAGGAAATGAAGTTGTATGTCCCTTGAAATGACGTTTACACTGTGTGTGGTGTTGTATGTTGTGTGTGGTTTGAGAAAGTGACCCATCCACCACAGTGAGGGTTTTTTGGAGAATAAGGGCCATAGGTTAGTTCTGTGATCCCTCCTTTGGCTTCTCACTTCCTCATGTCACATAACCTTGGACCACTCTCTGTGCATTTCTTGCTGACTGCAAACATTCGGTCATTGTTCTGTTTTCAGACCTTTTTCTTGTCCTGTTCCCTCTTCTCACCTTCACTTGTCTTCTTCAACTCACCTGGTCTATTTCTGGAAATCCTTTAACACCACCTCAGAGCAGCTCCCAGGAGGATTCTCTACCACCTTCCTCACGTGTCACCTCCTCTTCTGTCCCATATGGAGTGGTTCCTGTAGCCATTGCTTCCCCCATCAGCTGTGTGAGCCCATCTCCTCCCTTTGCTCCAACCCCAGGATCTGTCCAGTGGCTGCCACATGTAGAGGGTAGACACTGTCTGCATCATAGGATTCCCTGGGACAGCGTGGGCTGAGGAGGCTTCTCCGTAGAATTGGGTTCTGCATGGATGCTACCCTTTTTTGTTCCATTACAGCTGCATCAACCACTGCCACAGCCACAGTCCCGTCCAAGGCCAACACGCCCATCACTTCAATTCTCCCTGTGATCCTCACCTGCTCGGTCATCATTGGCATCTTAGGCTGAGGCCTTTACGGTAACAGGTACTGCGGGCTTAATTGTGTGGGAAATGAGGGacagaaggcctggggtgaggacaGGGAAAGATGAATTCCagcctgacccctgaccccgccCTCCTTAAACTTCTCCTCCTGGAAATTAGGCCAGGAGACTAACACATGTTATCACTGAACAGCAATAAGTTGCACAAGCTCAGCCCTGAGTGCTGCTGTCTCCGCACTGTTGATGCCAGTGGGAAAGggagaggcccacaccaaggctTAAGGCCTGTAGATGCTAAAGGGGTTTAGGGATTGCAGTCCTGACTCCGATTCTCTGTTTGGGAGTGTTTGGGGCCCCCAGTGTGGGTGGTGTGGGGACAGAGGCACACAGGGCATGGGCAGTGCTCACATTCAGGTGAGAGCAGCATGCTGGCTCCATGTGATGTGTCCAGGGGAAAGGAATATCCAAGGGGCTAAGAGGAGAGGGACCTCAGTCTAATCCCAGGAAGGGGTGGAAGGCCTTACAAACACAACTCAAAAGGATGAAGTTCACAGAAAGTGGCTGTGAACCAGCCAGTAAGGGGGAGAGGCAAACAGTAAGGACTACTTAAGGAGGCAAACCTTAAGGTTAGAAGGAGGCCTGGAATTCCTGGCTGAGCCCTGGTGTAATCACCTGACAGCAAGCCTCCTCCACGTTTCAGATCCTCAGCCATTGAGGGGTCCTTATGAATAGTGCAGGGCTGGGACCTTCATAATGAGAGTTCCAGGTGCTGCTAGGTAAGAGCCTGGGAGAGAAGGGATAAGAAGGATGATTATCTGCAACCCTCCCTAGGCTGTCAGGTGTCAGGATGGGCCTTCCTGTCCATCAGAGCTCCCACCAGGTCCTTTacagcctcccacccccaggagaaTCAGACCTGAGTGAAGGGAGCAGATTGACTCATTAACCCAGAACATCTGCAGCAGGCCTGAGGTGACGCTGTGATATGCAAAGGGTGGGCAGAACTTGGTACAGGCTGCTGGTctcagggcaggggtggcaggtTCAGGGAAGATGTGACTctggtgagggcagggctggagatGGGGAGTGACTGGGGTGCTGGAGCCCCAGGAGAACTGACCCAGGATTTCCTCAGCCACTGGGACCAACACTCGCCCTTTTCCCCAGGCTGCCGATGCGACCAAGGAGGCCCTGGTGGTGTGGACCATCTCAGCGACTCTGCCTTTGCTTGGCTGCCtctggatgacctgctgctcctTTTTAGAACACGAGGAGTTCAAACCTTCTGTCCAGAGACCAGGATCAGATCAGGATGAGACAGTAGAGGCAGCATCTCATGTCTGTTATTGCATTTGCTGAGTATCCTCCTCAGGGCTTTTTAAACATATCATGTCACTTTCTGTGGTGCTAAGAGATGTCATTCCTGCATTTAGACATTAATAGCTTTAATAAGAAATCTCAACAAAGAGAACATTTTCCGTCTTTTTTGTGGAAGATCAGATACATCTCTGCATCTGGACTTTTCAAAAAGTGCCAAACCTCAGGACTTCTTTCTGTCCACAAAaacaagtatatattttaaaataacaaaattatatttacagTTGTTTCCATTAGTAGCTTATAAcagtatatttaaataaacatgttTATATTCTAAAAAACTTAAAGCCTTTGTAGTTTTGTATTATTCCTTTTTTAGAGAATTTTTTAGTTATCTGAGCCAAACATGATAAACACCAACAGCAAGATCTCAAACCCTGAGAATAACAAGGTGTTTTTTTCTGTCTGTGagagttttgtgggtttttgtttgtttttgttttttttgcttaatcccttcttTTTCACCCTGCACCCCAACacatcccctctgacagctgtcagtctgtcctctgtatcCATTAGTCTgtctgttagtttattttgttcatcagattccacatataagtgaaaatatatagtacttgtctttctctgactggtttattttacttgggataatgctctccagttccattcatgctgtcttAAGAGGTAAGGTTTCATTCTTcgttccctcctcctcctcctcacttcttccttctttcttctcttcccccacccctcctcctccttctttttggtcagtcctcaccagaggatcttttttctattgattttagagagtgtggaagggaggggggagagtttCCAGTGGCTCTGGCTGAGGGGGGGTCTTAGCTTGGTGTAAGGACTAGGAAGTCCTgagtcccaccctgcccccatccaTGAGCCTTCTCCCCATTAAATAAGCAGCATAGACTAAGGCCTCCTACTCCGCACAGCCACCTAGTGAAGACAATGAGCTCCATGTGACAGTAAGCTCAATTGTCCCAAGGTTGAAGGTTGGTGGAGGAAGCCTATGCCAGGCCTCTCTCCTCTTAAACTGAGGGACATAGAATAGCAGCAAACTCTGTGAATTAACAGATATAAAAGATATAGAAGGTTCTGGACCTACTCACTAGAGCCATTATGCAaaaggggcctgggctgtgtgcttggAAGACAAGAGacataaagatacaaattatgaacaacaaatacacatctatcaacaagtgaatctaaaagtcaagtgaataaataatctgatgaacagaatgaactggtggttataatagaatcagggacataaaaagggaatggtctgactattcttggaggggaaaggggtgtgggggatgtgggaagagactggacaaaaatcgtacacctatagatgaggacagtgggtggggagtgagggcagagggtggggtgggaactgggtggaggggagttatggggggaaaaaagaggaacaaatgtaataatctgaacaataaagatttaatttaaataaataaataaataaataaataaaaagacaagagaCATGTAGGGTTGAGCAGGGCACAGGCTTGGTTGGGGTTAGATCTTGGTGGATCCAGGTGATCTGTGTGTAACAAGAGACTCCATGCATAGGGCTGAGGGACAGAAGCCTGGATTTAATCCCTGAGAGGAGGCAACCAGGAAGGGCCTGGGAGGCTCATCCCACAAGGCTGGGTGAAGGAGGGAAGTGACTGGGagaacaggagggaggggggaggctggcATGAAAGACCTGGCAAGAAGGCCAGGTGGGAGAAGGACGGACCTCTCTGGACACCTGCACATCCTGGTTCAGCCCAAAGCTTGTTCCTGGCCCCCAGACTCACACCAGACCCCAGGAGCTGGTGGGATCAGCTCCTGATGCTGTATTACTGGATGGGGACTATATCCCAAGGTCCACATACAGGAATCAGGTATCTGGATGAATTTCTGGCTGATGTGCCTGTGCTAGTTCCTTCATCTTTCCATGCTCCTGTTTCACATTTGTGATATAGGAAACGCTACCTGAGGGACTGAGAAGATTAAGTGAGGAGACCATGCAAGTAGCCTGGTGCTGCCCTCCCAGAGGTTGGGGGCCAGGGCCTCTAGGATGAGAGAGATGG
Coding sequences within it:
- the LOC132236792 gene encoding UL-16 binding protein 5-like yields the protein MERSVGLSAVFLLLLPLWDPATAHCAKSLGYKFTVTPNGQPWCEIQGQVNGNTFLHYTCGSQEVKLFSVLDVNATQAWNQQRDTLQDVVEELKKTPPNMKAEITAPSGPLSLQSSMMCEQESSGPTGASWEFGLDGQISVHFDPRNGNWAVLQGEGRVLKQTLASDKDTTNLLVRTSVGDCRKWLKEVLCLLSTKAASTTATATVPSKANTPITSILPVILTCSVIIGILG